In one Colletotrichum destructivum chromosome 2, complete sequence genomic region, the following are encoded:
- a CDS encoding Putative BRCT domain, FCP1 domain, HAD superfamily, BRCT domain superfamily, CTD phosphatase Fcp1, translating into MGKLLSLGPRLHYPITITKLLKSPGEAIKNQESILEYSYKSMREFGDPIAGDTWQEEVTTIAGWDSPAEGTLKEWRLKEGTTITRDAPCMMVDEACSHEVQFQGLCAICGKDMTEVNWASDQRDTQRATINMTHDQTGLMVSGDLAARAEHETQKRLLRQRKLSLVVDLDQTIIHACIEPTVGEWMEDPSNPNYEAVKDVKKFQLNDEGPRGMVTSGCWYYIKMRPGLAEFLERVAELYELHVYTMGTRAYALNIAKIVDPQQKLFGNRVISRDENGSMISKSLQRLFPVNTNMVVIIDDRADVWPSNRPNLIKVVPYDFFKGIGDINSSFLPKRQDILPAPSDSESKPAPEAPSEAPKSAEAKSEETQQNGKVSALDELVKMSSGDDKVLQAAQTGEQEKLLEQQIKERPLLHMQEELDKQDEQKEKETLDTEDGPHIMTVQHRSQVLRDNDTELTYLQQHLTELHQKFYEEYDEKRASAPAQSAPRRRPADENIDLDAVPDVGFVLDTMKASTLQGTTIVLSGLVPLGVDVLQSEIGIQAMSFGAQISTRVSKNVTHLVISTSRPRTQKVRQAAKIPSIKIVSQNWLSDCLSKWEHVDETPYLVEVHPADRRYHAAAAAAASETTDADTVSDVDGDDLSRPHLTIIDETGEHRILEEDDDASDEDDGDQDGDDDNLMPDFEDGQTSPIDDLKTFDWEGVDDEMKEFLGSDDGISDTDSESRSGDTEAGDEPPSSSQESVTGGGTKRKAMDDDTASDEGGSALSKKQRVAKSRGASKLSSVRTPNAEDHESSSLPTPQITGDEEDISRARDDGAVVDGGDDFDEDDLEADLEAELAAAGEN; encoded by the coding sequence ATGGGCAAGCTACTCTCACTCGGCCCGAGGCTGCATTACCCGATTACCATCACGAAGCTACTCAAGAGCCCCGGCGAAGCCATCAAGAATCAGGAGAGCATCCTGGAATACTCGTACAAGTCAATGCGCGAGTTTGGCGATcccatcgccggcgacacTTGGCAAGAGGAGGTGACGACCATTGCTGGCTGGGATAGCCCTGCCGAAGGCACCCTCAAGGAATGGCGTCTCAAGGAGGGCACGACCATCACGCGCGACGCGCCCTGCATGATGGTTGACGAGGCCTGCTCCCACGAGGTCCAGTTCCAGGGCTTGTGCGCTATCTGCGGCAAGGACATGACCGAGGTCAACTGGGCCAGCGACCAACGCGATACCCAGCGCGCCACCATCAACATGACCCACGACCAGACCGGCCTCATGGTCAGCGGCGACCTGGCAGCGCGCGCCGAGCACGAAACCCAGAAGCGTCTCCTGCGCCAGCGCAAGCTGAGCCTtgtcgtcgatctcgaccaGACCATCATACACGCCTGCATCGAGCCCACCGTCGGCGAGTGGATGGAGGACCCGTCGAATCCCAACTACGAGGCTGTCAAGGATGTCAAGAAGTTCCAGCTCAACGACGAGGGCCCCAGGGGAATGGTCACCTCGGGGTGCTGGTACTACATCAAGATGCGACCCGGCCTTGCCGAGTTCCTTGAAAGGGTGGCCGAGCTGTACGAGCTCCACGTCTACACCATGGGAACCCGCGCGTACGCGCTCAACATCGCCAAGATCGTCGACCCCCAGCAGAAGCTGTTTGGCAACCGCGTCATCAGCcgcgacgagaacggcaGCATGATCTCCAAGAGCCTCCAGCGCCTGTTCCCTGTCAACACCAACATggtcgtcatcatcgacgacagGGCCGACGTCTGGCCGAGCAACCGACCCAACCTCATCAAGGTTGTGCCGTACGACTTCTTCAAGGGCATCGGCGACATCAACTCGAGCTTCCTCCCCAAACGACAAGACATCCTTCCCGCGCCATCCGACTCGGAATCGAAGCCCGCGCCGGAAGCCCCCAGTGAAGCACCCAAatccgccgaggccaagtcGGAGGAGACACAGCAGAACGGCAAGGTGTCGGCCCtggacgagctcgtcaagatgagcagcggcgacgacaaggtgCTGCAGGCGGCGCAGACTGGCGAGCAGGAGAAGCTGCTGGAGCAACAGATCAAGGAGAGGCCCCTGCTCCACATgcaggaggagctggacaagCAAGACGagcaaaaggaaaaggaaaccCTGGACACCGAAGACGGCCCGCACATCATGACCGTACAACACCGATCTCAGGTTCTCCGCGACAATGACACGGAGCTGACCTACCTGCAACAACATCTTACCGAGCTACACCAGAAGTTCTACGAGGAGTACGACGAGAAGCGCGCCTCTGCGCCTGCTCAATCCGCTCCGCGCAGAAGACCCGCCGACGAGAACATCGACCTTGACGCGGTTCCGGACGTTGGTTTTGTCCTCGACACGATGAAGGCCTCAACCCTCCAAGGCACCACCATCGTGCTGTCTGGCCTCGTCCCTCTCGGCGTGGACGTGCTGCAGTCCGAAATCGGCATCCAGGCCATGAGTTTCGGAGCCCAAATATCCACCCGAGTGTCAAAGAACGTAACGCACCTCGTCATATCGACGTCGCGACCGCGGACGCAAAAGGTCAGACAGGCGGCCAAAATCCCAAGCATCAAGATTGTTAGCCAGAACTGGCTGTCGGATTGCTTAAGCAAATGggagcacgtcgacgagacaCCTTATCTGGTTGAGGTACACCCGGCAGACCGACGTtaccacgccgccgccgccgccgccgcctccgagaCGACAGATGCCGACACGGTGTCGGatgtcgatggcgatgatctGTCGAGGCCGCACCTGACCATTATTgacgagacgggcgagcaTCGTATcctcgaagaagacgacgacgcgtcggatgaagacgacggcgaccaggACGGGGATGACGATAACCTGATGCCTGATTTCGAGGATGGCCAGACCAGCCCGATAGACGACCTGAAGACGTTCGACTGGGAgggtgtcgacgacgagatgaAGGAGTTTCTCGGAAGCGACGATGGCATTTCGGACACGGACTCGGAGAGCCGCAGCGGAGACACGGAAGCTGGTGATgagccgccgtcgtcgtctcaAGAATCGGTCACGGGTGGCGGAACCAAGAGGAaggccatggacgacgacacggCTTCCGACGAAGGCGGAAGTGCGCTCTCGAAGAAGCAACGCGTGGCCAAGAGCCGTGGCGCCTCCAAGCTCAGCTCCGTCAGGACGCCCAACGCCGAAGACCACGAATCGAGCAGCCTGCCCACCCCGCAAATCACgggcgatgaggaggacATCTCTCGCGCACGCGACGACGGTGCGGTGGTGGACGGGGGCGATGactttgacgaggacgatctcgaggccgacctcgaggcggagctggcggCTGCGGGAGAAAACTAA
- a CDS encoding Putative six-hairpin glycosidase superfamily, alpha-L-rhamnosidase, six-hairpin glycosidase — protein MPSPHAAAIIASTLLCLTNPTTGIPTQQYPVLIPKSSQDSFQNGTVIYGSNGTTTLTLQGTSPAIVVLDYGRNVEGFPTFEVVSATGDTSGFEISYAESKASLDLYMSDGPLPLAAAMDTYRVNQYNITGPSLVTNRLIQGAFRYQKLNLSTPGSLCLRNIGVRPTTSTTPLTQLPGSFECSDEDLTRIWHVGARTVQLTEIPRNSVPDFLQVTEEGAYAESQAPQALAGTVAAQLLNYRVHLEVKPVKGGFGVAVLCDTLNSCVYISFDLVRHVVTAHAGSTTFDTLLATSALPPHMALFDTWHSVRIEVAAPSVTVTIDTFPIFNLTQTSRFFGSFGLGASFGHAAYFRNLSASTPAGETIYANSLTSPSFLADFMMGTNPAETIVDGSRRDRIAYTGDLDVAIGAALASTHGTSFVDGSLDLLGSYQAPSGFFIPTAKIQQEPLASPLDVDATGLIGYSFNFVTALAQNYETRGDVAFARRWAPGIARMLDWADSQTLPNGLFNVSDASIGGDWNYYDPAQTGAVTKFNAVYAYALQQSLLVLGDAGVDATRYRSRLEALRAAINENLWSDDLGAYVMSDTLRGGFAQDANALAILAGVPSPDATQRILATLSGTLLLPAGPLAFSPSITTAAGGSFAEKISPYASAYHLRAAFSSRDALTAKTLLKTLWAPMADPANANYTGCFWETLNADGTPGLGVGTSLCHGWSAGPTAELSRFVLGVRPARPGFAGWEVEPQTLGLAWVSGRYPTARGDLCVEWRFGDDDGLLRMTVKSPGGTTGTVHLPEPLLVGLNESVIRVNSVVMNNVTRFEVNGGDVFELVQERNPGARKGTARKP, from the exons ATGCCGTCCCCTCACGCTGCTGCTATCATAGCCAGCACTTTACTCTGCTTGACGAACCCGACCACAGGCATACCAACCCAACAGTACCCTGTTCTCATTCCCAAGTCATCTCAAGACTCGTTCCAAAATGGAACCGTCATCTACGGGTCCAATGGAACCACAACCCTCACTCTCCAGGGGACGTCTCCTGCCATTGTAGTCCTCGACTACGGTCGAAACGTGGAAGGGTTTCCTACATTCGAGGTTGTCTCTGCCACTGGAGACACCTCGGGCTTTGAAATTTCGTATGCTGAAAGCAAGGCCTCTCTTGACCTGTACATG AGCGatggcccccttcccctcgcCGCGGCAATGGACACCTACAGAGTTAACCAGTACAACATCACGGGCCCGTCTCTCGTCACGAACCGCCTCATCCAAGGCGCCTTCCGCTACCAGAAGCTCAACCTCTCGACCCCTGGATCACTCTGCCTCCGCAACATCGGcgtcaggcccaccacgtCGACCACACCTCTAACCCAGCTCCCCGGCTCCTTCGAGTGctccgacgaggacctcACCCGCATCTGGCACGTCGGCGCAAGGACGGTCCAGCTCACCGAGATCCCCAGGAACTCCGTCCCGGACTTCCTCCAGGTCACAGAGGAGGGCGCCTACGCCGAGAGTCAAGCCCCTCAAGCGCTGGCCGGCACCGTGGCCGCACAGCTTCTCAACTACCGCGTCCATCTGGAGGTCAAACCCGTCAAGGGCGGCTTCGGAGTCGCCGTGCTGTGCGATACGCTGAACAGCTGCGTATACATCTCCTTCGACCTGGTACGGCACGTAGTCACAGCCCATGCCGGCTCGACGACTTTCGACACCCTCCTCGCAACGTCTGCCCTCCCGCCTCACATGGCCCTTTTCGATACGTGGCACAGTGTCCGCATCGAGGTCGCCGCGCCatccgtcaccgtcaccatAGACACCTTTCCGATCTTCAACCTGACCCAGACGTCCCGCTTCTTCGGGTCgttcggcctcggcgcctcctTCGGCCACGCGGCCTACTTCCGCAACCTTTCCGCCAGcacgccggccggcgagaccATCTACGCCAACTCGCTAACGTCCCCTTCTTTCCTCGCGGACTTCATGATGGGCACGAACCCGGCGGAaaccatcgtcgacggctccCGCCGTGATCGGATCGCGTACACGGGTGACCTCGACgtggccatcggcgccgcgcTGGCGAGCACGCACGGCACGtccttcgtcgacggctccCTCGACCTCCTGGGCTCGTACCAGGCCCCGTCGGGCTTCTTCATCCCCACGGCCAAGATCCAGCAGGAACCCCTGGCGTCCCCGCTGGACGTGGACGCGACGGGGCTCATCGGCTACTCCTTCAACTTCGTCACCGCCCTTGCGCAGAACTACGAGACGAGAGGAGACGTCGCCTTCGCGCGGCGGTGGGCGCCCGGGATCGCGAGGATGCTGGACTGGGCCGACTCCCAGACCCTCCCTAACGGGCTCTTCAACGTCTCGGACGCGTCCATCGGCGGGGACTGGAACTACTACGACCCGGCCCAGACCGGCGCCGTGACAAAGTTCAACGCCGTGTACGCCTACGCCCTGCAGCAGTccctgctcgtcctcggcgacgcgggcgtcgacgcgaCGAGATACCGCTCCCGGCTCGAGGCACTCCGCGCAGCCATCAACGAGAACCTCTGGagcgacgacctcggcgcgtACGTCATGTCCGACACCCTCCGCGGGGGCTTCGCCCAGGACGCCaacgccctcgccatcctcgccggcgtcccaTCCCCGGACGCGACGCAACGGATCCTCGCCACCCTCTCCGGAacgctcctcctccccgcgGGGCCCCTCGCCTTTTCTCCTTCCATCACTactgccgccggcgggagCTTCGCGGAGAAAATCAGCCCCTACGCCTCGGCGTACCACCTccgcgccgccttctcctcgcgcGACGCCCTTACTGCAAAGACCCTTCTCAAGACCCTCTGGGCGCCGATGGCGGACCCGGCCAATGCAAACTACACGGGGTGCTTCTGGGAGACGCTGAACGCCGACGGCACGCccgggctcggcgtcgggaCGTCCTTGTGCCACGGGTGGTCCGCAGGCCCGACGGCGGAGCTGAGCAGGTTCGTCCTGGGCGTGCGGCCCGCGAGGCCCGGATTCGCCGGGTGGGAGGTCGAGCCGCAGACCCTGGGACTGGCTTGGGTTAGCGGACGGTATCCGACTGCCCGCGGCGACTTGTGCGTCGAGTGGCGGTTTGGGGATGACGATGGGCTGCTGCGGATGACGGTCAAGAGCCCCGGCGGTACCACGGGGACGGTACACTTGCCCGAGCCACTGTTGGTAGGGCTCAACGAGTCAGTTATCCGTGTCAATAGTGTCGTCATGAACAACGTGACTCGGTTCGAGGTGAACGGAGGGGATGTCTTTGAGCTGGTGCAAGAACGAAATCCTGGTGCAAGGAAGGGGACGGCAAGGAAGCCATAG
- a CDS encoding Putative armadillo-like helical, condensin complex subunit 1: MDSVAFDINDALKHYMSDPASIPTPEADGSLFDYENDPEGLTAAVVNPVLNPIVDAVAENPEAITRSAHLDSLQFLLKYTAFLPTHALSKIFDLVMSGLAAEGDAITHDLESPDEQETLAHHKQLLEIYGFLLQWTIAAVETKAAEKSSSAPVARGRGKPKKNAPKQDGVWDSATQLQSALDIMSKVLKLKLTKIFLTTSERDTFIGLLTRPVYMVLESEQRVKSTSIRMHAFKVLCIAVKHHGHAYAAQISIVQNLTYFEHLSEPMAEFLYILADTYDYPQLADEILRELSNKEFNTNDTKGPKSVSQFIVKLSELAPRLVIKQMTMLAKQLDSESYTLRCALIEVCGNMIAHLVKQDERGENHKSQLNAFFDVLEERFLDINPYCRCRAIQVYVKLCDLEQKFPKRRQRAAEMACRSLEDKSSHVRRNAIKLLGSLIKTHPFTVMHGAQLSRKDWQARLDKVDEELNALKPPDGAPGLGEGANTTVDNELLDEATQIEQSPQKPMTDEQKFEAVRKAREEAATSEAIEKLTLTKRYYSEALKFIDVLHEATGTVCQLLGSRNKSEVIEAMDYFEIGDAYNIEQNKVGIRRMLRLIWTKGNSDEGKGVQSHLIDVYKRLFFEAPDSFSSNDAANFIARNMISLTFGATPAELTSLEQLLSTMMKQGLIPEVVIAKLWQVYGVQKREISRTQRRGAIIVLGMLATANPEIVVGEMETMLRTGLGSHGRADLQLAKYTCIALRRINPSGRQAKESTVKFSRLPNDHAVLSKLASITEVPSDSKEWYGVAEQAINAIYAISKHPDTLCSDIIRHKTKQVFAAPQSRAGSQPSSQPSSRPASRDENQSVEASEDEDGNETVVPPASQPKKRDAAISLSQLLFIVGHVAIKQIVHLELCELDFKRRKQEQEKEKTADKSTAQAGKKDEPDDLDLIGGTTEDDFTEAMAHIRERELLFGPDSLLAQFGPLVSEICANNTTYADKGLQAAATLCLAKLMCVSSEYCEANLPLLITIMERSTDATVRSNAVIALGDMAVCFNHLIDENTDFLYRRLADKDQSVKRTCLMTLTFLILAGQVKVKGQLGEMAKCLEDEDRRIADLARMFFTELSTKDNAVYNHFVDMFSLLSAEKNLEEESFRRIIRFLLGFIEKDKHAKQLADKLAARLTRCETERQWNDVAFALGLLQHKNEEITKTVSEGFRVIQLQA, translated from the exons ATGGACTCGGTCGCATTCGACATCAACGATGCGCTCAAGCATTACATGAGCGATCCCGCCAGCATCCCGACCCCGGAAGCCGACGGTTCCCTCTTCGACTACGAAAATGACCCCGAAGGCCTCactgccgccgtcgtcaacccGGTCCTCAAccccatcgtcgacgccgttgccgagAACCCCGAGGCCATCACCCGCAGTGCCCATCTCGACTCGCTGCAATTCCTCCTAAA GTACACCGCCTTCCTACCGACACATGCCCTCAGCAAGATCTTCGATCTTGTCATgtccggcctcgccgccgagggcgacgccaTAACCCACGACCTCGAATCCCCCGACGAGCAGGAGACCCTCGCCCACCAcaagcagctcctcgagatCTACGGCTTCCTGCTGCAGTGgaccatcgccgccgtcgagaccaaggccgccgagaaatcttcctccgcccccgtcgccAGAGGCCGCGGAAAGCCCAAGAAGAATGCCCCTAAGCAGGACGGCGTCTGGGACTCGGCCACACAGCTGCAGTCCGCTCTCGACATCATGAGCAAGGTCCTCAAGCTGAAGCTTACCAAGATCTTCTTGACCACCTCTGAAAGAGACACTTTCATCGGTCTGCTGACCCGCCCCGTCTACATGGTCCTCGAGAGCGAGCAGCGCGTCAAGAGCACATCCATCCGCATGCACGCCTTCAAGGTGCTCTGCATCGCCGTCAAGCACCACGGCCACGCCTACG CCGCCCAGATTTCCATCGTCCAGAACTTAACCTACTTTGAGCACCTTTCCGAGCCTATGGCCGAGTTTCTCTACATCCTGGCAGATACCTACGACTACCcccagctggccgacgagatTCTGCGCGAACTCAGTAACAAGGAGTTCAACACAAACGACACGAAGGGGCCCAAGTCCGTCTCCCAGTTCATCGTCAAGCTCTCTGAGCTGGCTCCCAGGCTCGTCATCAAGCAAATGACCATGCTCGCCAAACAACTCGACAGCGAG TCTTACACCCTGCGCTGCGCCCTCATCGAGGTTTGCGGAAACATGATTGCCCACCTGGTCAAGCAGGACGAGCGCGGCGAGAACCACAAGTCCCAGCTCAACGCCTTTTTCGACGTGTTGGAGGAGcgcttcctcgacatcaacccATACTGCCGATGCAGGGCCATTCAGGTCTACGTCAAGCTCTGCGACCTCGAGCAAAAGTTCCCCAAGCGACGTCAGCGCGCGGCCGAAATGGCCTGCAGAAGCCTCGAGGACAAGAGCAGTCACGTCAGGCGAAACGCCATCAAGCTGCTCGGCTCCTTGATCAAGACCCATCCCTTCACTGTCATGCACGGCGCCCAGCTTTCGCGCAAAGACTGGCAGGCCCGCCTTgacaaggtcgacgaggagctcaacGCCCTGAAGCCCCCTGACGGTGCCCCCGGCCTGGGCGAAGGCGCCAATACTACCGTAGACAACGAGCTGCTTGACGAAGCCACACAGATCGAGCAGTCGCCCCAGAAGCCCATGACCGACGAGCAAAAgttcgaggccgtccgcAAGGCGCGAGAGGAGGCTGCCACgtccgaggccatcgagaagctcaCCCTCACCAAGCGGTACTACTCGGAGGCTCTGAAGTTTATCGACGTCCTTCACGAGGCCACCGGTACCGTCTGTCAACTCCTTGGCTCGCGCAACAAGAGCGAGGTCATCGAGGCCATGGACTACTTCGAGATTGGCGACGCGTACAACATTGAGCAGAACAAGGTCGGCATCCGCCGCATGCTGCGTCTGATTTGGACAAAGGGCAAcagcgacgagggcaagggTGTCCAGAGCCACCTCATTGACGTCTACAAGCGCCTGTTCTTCGAGGCGCCCGACTCATTCAGCTCCAACGACGCGGCCAACTTCATCGCCCGCAACATGATCAGTCTGACCTTTGGCGCCACCCCGGCCGAGCTGACGTCGCTGGAGCAGCTGCTGAGCACCATGATGAAGCAGGGCCTGATTCCCGAGGTTGTCATTGCCAAGCTCTGGCAGGTCTACGGCGTTCAGAAGCGCGAGATCTCCAGGACGcaacgccgcggcgccatcatcgtGCTGGGCATGCTCGCAACCGCCAACCCCGAGATCGTCGTTggggagatggagacgatGCTGCGGACCGGATTGGGCTCCCACGGCCGTGCCGATCTCCAGCTGGCCAAGTACACCTGCATTGCTCTCCGCCGCATCAACCCCAGCGGCCGGCAAGCAAAGGAATCCACCGTCAAGTTCTCGAGGCTGCCCAACGACCACGCCGTCTTGTCCAAGCTGGCCTCCATCACCGAGGTTCCGTCCGACAGCAAGGAGTGGTACGGTGTTGCCGAGCAGGCCATCAACGCCATCTACGCCATCTCGAAGCACCCCGACACCCTCTGCTCCGACATTATCCGCCACAAGACGAAGCAAGTCTTTGCTGCGCCTCAGTCACGAGCAGGGTCCCAGCCAAGTTCGCAACCGAGCTCCAGACCGGCGTCGCGAGACGAAAACCAGTCTGTGGAGGCTtctgaggacgaggacggaaACGAGACGGTCGTGCCCCCCGCGTCCCAGCCGAAGAAgcgcgacgccgccatcagcCTCTCGCAGCTTCTGttcatcgtcggccacgTCGCCATCAAGCAAATCGTGCACCTCGAACTCTGCGAACTCGACTTCAAGCGCCGTaagcaggagcaggagaaggagaagacggcggacAAGTCGACTGCCCAGGCGGGCAAGAAAGACGAGccggacgacctcgacctcatcGGCGGTACGACCGAGGATGACTTTACCGAGGCCATGGCTCACATTCGTGAAAGGGAGCTTCTTTTCGGCCCCGACTCGCTGCTGGCCCAGTTCGGACCTCTCGTGTCCGAGATCTGCGCCAATAACACGACGTACGCCGACAAGGGACTTCAGGCCGCCGCTACGCTCTGCCTCGCCAAGCTCATGTGCGTGAGTTCCGAGTACTGCGAGGCCAACCTGCCGCTGctcatcaccatcatggAGCGCTCGACCGACGCCACGGTGCGCTccaacgccgtcatcgcGCTCGGCGACATGGCAGTGTGCTTCAACcacctcatcgacgagaaTACAGACTTCTTGTACCGCCGTCTGGCTGACAAGGACCAGTCGGTCAAGCGCACGTGCTTGATGACGCTGACGTTCCTGATTCTCGCGGGTcaggtcaaggtcaagggccAGTTGGGAGAGATGGCCAAGtgcctcgaggacgaggaccggCGCATCGCAGACCTTGCGCGCATGTTCTTCACGGAGCTCAGCACCAAGGACAATGCCGTCTACAACCACTTTGTCGACATGTTCAGCCTGCtgtcggccgagaagaacctGGAAGAGGAGAGCTTCCGCAGGATCATCCGGTTCCTGCTGGGCTTCATCGAGAAGGACAAGCACGCCAAGCAGCTGGCCGACAAGCTTGCGGCCAGGCTCACGCGCTGCGAGACGGAGCGACAGTGGAACGACGTTGCTTTTGCCCTGGGGCTGCTCCAGCACAAGAACGAGGAGATCACCAAGACCGTCTCGGAGGGTTTCAGGGTCATCCAGCTCCAGGCTTAG
- a CDS encoding Putative serine/threonine-protein kinase, active — translation MTQCSSQRDSSSASLSQPNLEAIDQLTRFGQGLDVQAWHRHDWAAPALTPTPTPTPPTTTAPTTTTHHGGPIRPPPNSQPHLIIHSPPPPPPPPPPPPHAQPRRPQPHPSLQDTVSNPRRGPSPFHAPADSTAAAADLRLAHRPVTADPRRPSSHSMATATRKRSREAFEIHEDPPHARTEDTEMMTGSEQHTEEVDDDEEPDDVDNEPSDDSSDDDDNVVDSAVQRDMDRLQDGYPGFRQKYRLIKRIGEGTFSTVYKAEDLQYDRYDNDWDIEEKDNPAAKWTSPPLKPYPAAAATTMREPRRRARYVAIKKIYVTSSPTRILNELELLHDLRNCAAVCPLITAFRSTDQVVAILPYFRHEDFRDYFRQMKVSDMAIYLRSLFTALKAVHEHKILHRDIKPTNFLYDPQSRRGVLVDFGLAEREGSDSKPCLCHESRDVRKQRITNSAASQNGPQQGYPKNDTRPSRRANRAGTRGFRAPEVLFKCTEQTTKIDIWSAGVILLTILSKRFPFFNSADDVEAMIEIATIFGVKRMKQAGLLHGCMFETNIPTVGSVGFSLGKIILWSTCRTDGSRDGQPGIPLTDEETTAVDFLERCMELDPARRISAKEALEHDFLKEPQPKQAAEVTDIEPDIVEDDDEMDIVQV, via the exons ATGACGCAGTGTTCCTCCCAGCGGGATTCCTCCTCTGCCAGCCTCAGCCAACCCAACTTAGAAGCCATCGACCAGTTAACTCGCTtcggccagggcctcgacGTTCAGGCCTGGCACCGGCACGACTGGGCGGCACCAGCgctgacgccgacgccgacgccgacgccaccaacaacaacagcgccaacaacaacaacacaccACGGCGGCCCGATACGTCCACCACCAAACTCACAACCACATTTGATAATACattcaccaccaccaccaccaccaccgccgccgccgccgccgcatgctcaacctcgacgcccacAGCCACACCCTTCTCTCCAAGACACTGTCTCGAATCCTCGCCGTggcccctctcccttccatGCCCCGGCAGACTCaactgccgctgccgccgacctgcGATTGGCTCACCGCCCAGTCACCGCCGACCCTCGACGACCCTCTTCACACTccatggccacggcgacACGCAAACGCAGCCGTGAGGCCTTTGAAATACACGAGGATCCCCCGCACGCCCGCACCGAAGACACCGAGATGATGACCGGCTCCGAGCAACATACcgaagaggtcgacgacgacgaagaacctgacgacgtcgacaacgaACCCTCTGATGACagctccgacgacgacgacaacgttGTCGACTCGGCCGTTCAGCGCGACATGGACCGCCTACAAGACGGCTATCCTGGCTTCCGCCAAAAGTACCGTCTGATCAAGCGCATTGGCGAAG GCACCTTCTCAACCGTCTACAAGGCAGAAGACCTCCAGTACGACCGCTATGACAACGATTGGGACATTGAAGAGAAGGACAACCCCGCCGCGAAATGGACATCGCCGCCCCTGAAGCCctacccggccgccgccgccacgacgaTGCGCGAACCCCGCCGTCGCGCCCGCTACGTCGCCATCAAGAAGATCTACGTCACATCGTCCCCGACGCGCATCCTCAacgagctcgagctgctgcatgATCTGAGAAACTGCGCCGCCGTGTGTCCCCTGATCACCGCCTTCCGCTCCACGGACCAGGTCGTTGCCATTCTCCCCTACTTCCGACACGAGGACTTCCGCGACTACTTCCGCCAGATGAAGGTCTCGGACATGGCCATCTACCTTCGCAGCTTGTTCACCGCACTCAAGGCCGTCCACGAACACAAGATCTTGCATCGCGATATCAAACCCACCAATTTCCTCTACGACCCGCAATCGCGACGCGGCGTGCTTGTCGACTTTGGCCTCGCTGAGCGTGAGGGCTCCGACAGCAAGCCCTGCCTGTGCCACGAGAGCAGGGACGTCCGCAAGCAGAGGATCACTAACAGCGCGGCATCGCAGAACGGGCCCCAACAAGGCTATCCCAAGAACGACAcccgcccgtcgaggagagcAAACCGTGCCGGCACCCGGGGCTTCCGCGCTCCCGAGGTGCTATTCAAGTGCACCGAGCAGACGACAAAGATCGACATCTGGTCGGCCGGCGTCATCCTCTTGACCATTTTGAGCAAGCGATTCCCCTTTTTCAACAGTGCAGATGACGTAGAGGCCATGATCGAGATCGCCACCATCTTCGGCGTCAAGCGTATGAAGCaggccggcctgctgcaCGGCTGCATGTTCGAGACCAACATCCCCACTGTCGGCAGCGTCGGCTTTTCCCTGGGCAAAATCATCCTGTGGTCCACCTGCCGCACCGATGGCAGCAGGGACGGCCAGCCGGGAATCCCCCtgaccgacgaggagacaACGGCCGTCGACTTCTTGGAGCGGTGTATGGAGCTCGATCCCGCTCGGCGCATCAGTGCCAAGGAGGCGCTGGAGCACGACTTCCTCAAAGAGCCCCAACCCAAgcaggcggccgaggtgacCGATATTGAGCCAGACATCGtggaggatgatgatgagatgGACATTGTGCAGGTGTAA